From Bradyrhizobium sp. sBnM-33:
TCTGGCGCTGGCCTGGGACCAGACCCCCCGCGAGGTGCTGTCCCATGCCATGGACCTGCTGTCCCCCGTCAGCGACCGGATCATGGGAACGGTGCTGACCCGCGTCGATCTCAGCCGCCTGCAATTCTATGACTATTACCGCAGCTCGGCCTACCTGAAGCCATACGGCACCGCGAGCCTGCATGCCGGAGCGGCCCGGTGAGAGCGCGCGGACCGTTGAACGGATCGGCCGGTGTCGCACGGGTGCATCCTCGCCACCCTGCATCACCGGCGGTGCGGGCAGCTTCCCCTGTTGGCGGGCGCGTCACGAACGCCGACGCGTTCATCGAACGGATCGCGACCGGCTTGATGCTGCTGGCCGTCATGGCGACATTCACGCTGTCGTCGTCCGTGCTGACCAATTGGAAGATCCACTATTTGACCGCGGGCGGAAATTTTTACGAAAAGCTGCACCCGACAACCTATTTCACGTTGCTGGCATTCTCCCTGCTGCTGATGCGCAGCCGCGGACCGGTCGGCGAGATCAACCGGATGTTTTCCGAATCGAAGCTGCTGCTGGCCTATCTGCTCTGCTGGCTGTTTCTGCTGGTCCAAGTCATCGTGCTCGAACGCCCGTTCACGGTCATCATCGACACGTTTCTGCTGCCGATCCTGATCGCGATGGTGACGTGGCAGTTGTCGCCGGCGCAAAGGCGCCCGCTGGCCTGGGCCATTCACCTGACGATCCTTCTGAATGTCGTGCTCGGATATTATGAGTATTTCTCCGGCCATCGGCTGATCCCGCTGACGCTCGGCGACGTCGTGGTGATGGGCGAATGGCGCTCCGCGGCACTGCTGGGTCACCCGCTCACGGCATCCGGTATCGTCGGCGCCTATGTGTTGGCGCTGGCGCTCCGTCCGGCGATTTGTCCACCGATCCTGCTGCGGCTGCCCTTGATCGCATTCTGCCTGGGATCGCTGATGGCCTTCGGCGGCCGAACGGCGCTGGTCACGGTGCTGGGAGTCCTCGGGCTGATCGGAGCCTTCGAGGCGCTCCGTCTGATGCGCGGAAAGCGAACGCAGCTTCCCGCGGCCATCCTGGCCATCTGCGTTCTGTTCGCTGCAGGTGCCATCATATTCGCCGCGCTTGACCTCGGCATTTTCGACAAGATGCTGCTGCGCTTCTCTTCCGATAAGGGCAGCGCGTTGGCGCGCTTTGCCACCTTCAACCTGCTCTCGCACTTCGATTGGCACGAACTGATCCTCGGCCCCAATCCGGTCCGGGTGAATGCGCTGCAGTCGCAACTCGGCCTCAACTATGGCATCGAGAACTTCTGGATTTCCGCCATCGTCCAGTTCGGACTCATCCATACCGTCGTCCTGACGATCGGACTGGTCTGCTTCTTCGTCGAATTGCTGCGCCGTTCGAGCGCCGCCGTGTGGGCCACCGTGCTGCTGATCATCGTCATCGCCGCGAGTTCAGTGAGCTTCTCGTCGAAGAACATTCAGCTCGCGCAATTCGTGATCCTCATTTCGGTCCTGCTGCCGCGCGAGCA
This genomic window contains:
- a CDS encoding VpsF family polysaccharide biosynthesis protein (VpsF, distantly related to oligosaccharide ligases, is encoded next to the probable flippase VpsE.), which translates into the protein MRARGPLNGSAGVARVHPRHPASPAVRAASPVGGRVTNADAFIERIATGLMLLAVMATFTLSSSVLTNWKIHYLTAGGNFYEKLHPTTYFTLLAFSLLLMRSRGPVGEINRMFSESKLLLAYLLCWLFLLVQVIVLERPFTVIIDTFLLPILIAMVTWQLSPAQRRPLAWAIHLTILLNVVLGYYEYFSGHRLIPLTLGDVVVMGEWRSAALLGHPLTASGIVGAYVLALALRPAICPPILLRLPLIAFCLGSLMAFGGRTALVTVLGVLGLIGAFEALRLMRGKRTQLPAAILAICVLFAAGAIIFAALDLGIFDKMLLRFSSDKGSALARFATFNLLSHFDWHELILGPNPVRVNALQSQLGLNYGIENFWISAIVQFGLIHTVVLTIGLVCFFVELLRRSSAAVWATVLLIIVIAASSVSFSSKNIQLAQFVILISVLLPREQRRIAASPQVRAPVTYRSVPA